CTGTGCCTACTCCGCCTACTCCGCCTACTCCGCCAGGGGCAGGGCCACGGCACCGGGAAATCCGGGAGCCTCGGCTTCGTCGAGCATCGCCGCGGCGACGGTTTCCCGGCTGACCTCGGCGCCGAGGTCGAAGGGGGGCGCGGCCTCCAGGCCGACCGTGCGCCGACGGGGGCTTTCTGGCCCGTCAGCGAGCATCCCGGCGTGGAAGACGGTGCCGCCGGCTGCGAGAACGGTGTTGTCGGCCTCGACCTTGTCCGCGAGCCGGTCGCCCAGCACCTCGGCGAGTGCTCTCGCGCCCTCCCCCGCGACTTCGGCCGACTCGCCCGTGCCGTAGGCGCCGAGCCAGATGACGCGCTGTGGGCCGGCGGCGACGACGGCTCGGGCGCCGGTCAGGAGAACTCCGGCCCGCTCCGTACCGAGCGCCGAAAGGACCACGGAATCCCCGTCCACGACGGCGGCGATGCCGGCCGCGTCGTTCACGTCGCCCGCCACCTTGCGCAGGTTCGGAGAGTCGGCCAGGGCGATCCGCTCGGGATCACGCGCGATGGCGGTCACGGTGTGACCACGTCGCAGCGCCTGTCGGGTGAGGGCGATTCCGGTCCGACCGGAGGCCGCGAGGACGGTGAGGTTCATGCCGAGAACGTTAGGGAGCCACTCACTTAACATCAAGTGCAAGTAACTGACTTGATGAGTTACTCAGACGCAATTATTCGACGGCGATTCAGCGATTCAGCGATTCAGCGATTCAACGACTCAGGTACCTCGCCACGCTCCTGGCGGACCTTGCTGCGTTCCTGGCGCGGCTGGGGCGGTAGCCGGCCCGGGGTGCCCTGAGATCATGCGCTCAGGGGGACTGGACCAGCGCGCGCGGAGGTGCGTATGTCAGGAATCGGGTCGGCAGGCAGCGGTGGGTACTCCGGCAGCGGTTACTCCGGTACGCCCCTCGCCAAGAAGCTCGGGATCAAGGCAGGGCACCGGGTACGGCTCGACGGTGCGCCCGACGGGTGGGACATCCCCGGGCTGCCCGACGACTGCGACCTCGCCGCCGGGGGGCCGGGCGGCGCGGATGTCGCCCTCTCCTTCCATCGCGAGTACGCGCGGCTGGCGGCCGAGGCGACCGGGCTTGTCACTGACCTCGCGGACGATGCCGCGTTGTGGATCGCCTGGCCGCGCAGGGCCGCCGGGCACGTCAGCGACATCACCGAGAACGCGCTGCGGGACGTGTTCCTCCCGCTCGGCGTCGTCGACGTGAAGGTCGCGGCGTTGGGGGAGGACTGGTCGGGGCTGAAGTTCGTGCGGCGACGGGAGAACCGTCGAGGCGAAAACCGGCGGGGGTGAACCGCGGCGAGGGTGAGATGCGGACAACCGGCGTCGACCCCCGTCCGCCCTCCCGCCCCGCCTCCCTCCACCTCACCCCCACATCCCCGTACCTGAGAAGTCCTTACCGTGAACGGCTAGCATCGCGCCGGTTGATGCCCGTCGGGATGACGGGCTGACGGGCTGACGGGCTGACGGGACGACGGCATGAGTGGACGAGGTGGGGACATGCGCGCGCCGAGGATCGCCGTCGCCGTGGTGACCATGGGGAACCGGCCCGACGAGGTCGACGCGTTGCTGCGGTCCGTGGCCAAGCAGGACCTCGCCCCGGCCCGGATCGTGATCGTCGGCAACGGCTGCCGACTGCCGGAGTTCGCCGAGCGGCTGTCCCTGCCCGGCGAGGTCACCACCCTCGACGTCGACGAGAACCTCGGCTGCCCCGGTGGACGGAACGTGGCGCTCGCCCGGCTGCGGGGCTTCGGCGACGTCGACGTCGTAGTGGAACTCGACGACGACGGACTGCTCGTGGACGCCGATGTGCTGCGCCGCGTACAGGAGTTGTTCGCGGCCGACGACCGCCTCGGCATCGTCGGCTTCCGTATCGCCGACGAGAACGGCGAGACCCAGCAGCGGCACGTGCCCCGTGTCGGCGCCTCCGATCCGCTGCGCGGCGGGTACGTCACCGGGTTCCTGGGCGGCGGCCACGGCTTCCGCATGGCCATGCTCGCCGAAATCGGGGACTGGCCCGCCGAGTTCTTCTTCGCCCACGAGGAGACCGACCTGGCCTGGCGGGCAGCCGACCGCGGCTGGCGCATCCTGTACGCGCCCGAACTGCTGCTCCAGCACCCGAAGACCTCACCGGCCCGGCACGCCATCTACTACCGGGTCAACGCCCGCAACCGCGTCTGGCTGGCACGCCGCCGGCTGCCCCTGCTCCTGGTCCCCGTGCACCTCGGTGTGTGGACGGCGCTCACCCTGCTGCGGACCCGGTCGGTGAGCGGACTGCGCGCCTGGTTCGGCGGGTTCGTCGAGGGCGTACGGGAGCCGGCCGGTGAACGGCGGCCGATGCGCTGGCGAACGGTGTGGCACCTCACCCGGCTGGGACGCCCGCCGGTCATCTGAGAGCCCGTGGTCCCGAGACGGGGACGAGGGCCCCGGTCGTTCACCTCCGCCGACCGGAGCCCTCTCGCGTCCCACGGATCCGGCCGCGACGGCGACACTCCCCCGAGCTGCGCGTTCTACGCGCGCGCCCTCGGGCCAGATCCGATGTAGTGATCACATCAGGTTGCGCCAACAAATCGCTAACATCTCGTGGCGCGGTTGCGTCGCGAGGGAGTCCCGCATGGTCGACGGGGCCCGACCTGCGGCGGGACACCTGAGGCCCGACCGGACACCTGTCGTTGCTGGTCGTCCTTTGTCGTCATCGGCCACCCTCGGACGGCCCACAGACGGCCCGGGCCGGGGCGACTGACCAGCCAAAACATGAGACACGGACGCATGGGTTGCTGCTGTTTCTGCGACAGAGAACGCTTCCGCGAGTAGTGGCTCATGCACACAGATGGAATGCCGCCGCGAACTCTCTCCATCGGTTGAGGTCGGCAGTTGTGTGCGTCGCTGCTGGTGCCAGGCATCCTTTGGCGTAGACGGCCTTGAACGAGCTCCCTCCTGAAAGCGCCGAGAGTACTTGTCATTTGACTGACAGAGAGCAGCCGTCCGCCATAGGATCCGATCGGCGGACCGAAACAAGGAAATGGTGAGATCGGGGGAAAATGGACTGGCTGCGTAGGAATTGGTTGAAGCTCTTCCTATTTGTTATCTCCAGTGCCCTTGCTGCCGGAGTCTTTATGACTTCAATCTGGGGAGGTAATGCAGATGGCAGACATGAGACGTTTCTAATCACCATTGGTTCCGCAATGACTGTCGCTATCATCGTAGTGGCATCCATCGAAACTGCACTCAATGAGAGAGAAAAGGAGCAAGCGCGGAAGGAAGCGACCCGCGCTGCTAGCGACCTGGCGCTCGCCTACCAAACTGTACTGAATCCGTTGGCTGATTCACTCGGAATTTTGGCATCGGCGTACGCAACGGCTAGCCCTGCACTGTTGCCCCCTGCATCGCTAACAGCGACTCAGGCATCTGAGTCGAAGGCTATCATCAAGACCGTTCTCATGGCTGCCGCGATTCTAACGGCCACTCCTGATTCATCATCAAGCCTTCCGCGAGCACGCTCTGCCTATTACCGATTGACGGATCGAGGCGATCACAAGTTCACCCTCGATGATTGGGCTGGCAGAGCACCTAAGCCTCGAATTTCTATTGAAGAAGCTGACGGGAGCCACTTTTTGCACGATGTTCTTGAAAAGTCCTTTTATTTTGCAGGTAAGGCTACGGGGCTCGTAAGTAAGATCGATCAATTATCTTTGCGGTATCGATCAGTAATAGCGGTTCCCGTGAAGGCGGGAGCTAGAGAATTCGGTGTTCTTGTGGTTGATGCCCCCAAGGATACGGACCTAACCGACGTTCATGTCCAGTTGATGCAGTCTCTGGCCGGACTTCTTGGTACCGCACTAGCGCTGGCCCTGCCCTAGCAGAACTCGCTTGGAAGAGGTGAAAAATGTATAGCTGGATTCTACGGATTTGGCGACGGCTGTTCGGCCGCACCATTCCGCCTGTCCCAGATCCCGAACCCAATCCGGATCCTGTGCCGCACCCAGAGCCTCAACCACGGCCGGTCCCTATTCCTGATGCCTCCACACCTCCGAGAAGGGGGACAACGCCGGAGCCGGAGCCGGAGCCGGAGCCGGAGCCGGAGCCAGAACCGGAGCCGGAACCGGAGCCGGAGCCAGAACCAGAACCAGAGCCAGAACCAGAGCCAGAACCAGAGCCAGAACCAGAGCCAGAACCCCCGCCGCGCCGATTTAGCCATGTGGAAATCGCGAGAGCTCTGGATGCTAGAGAGGAAATCCAGCAGAGGGTGCAAGAAGAATTTGACGAGAGAATAGCGAGAGAGAGTGGCGCGTTTGGCTGGGAGAATATAAGCCTTGCCGTTATTTCTTCGGCGTGTCTATTGACATCCGTTTTGCTCCAGTTGGATTCAGAATCCCCGTGGGTGTATCTATTTGGCGGATTCTCGATACTCTGCCTCCTCGTCGTCATCCTTAGGTGGAGATCGAAACGCAAAGAGCAGGCGGGGCGTGATAGTGCCCCAGGTGAGGGTAGTTAAAGGTGACTATAGGGGGTCTCTTTAATGAGTACACAGTCGGACCATGAAGCGGTCTGGGGTGAGGGAGTCATTTACTTCATCTATTCGTTTGATGCGGCCCGGCCTATCGACATCCATAAGGCTGCTGACAGAATTTTGAAATCCGGAATTGCTGAGACGGTCGTATCGCCCCGGGACGGTGAGGTGCGTGTCGCTCACCGATATAGGCGTCTAGTGCGTTTGCTGAATCACTCCAACGCACTTCACCAGTTGTCAGAAGCACTACGAGAGAATCGCTTGCTTCGATGGATGGCAAGGCATCCTATCTGGACTGTAAGAATGTTGAGATGGCTTCTCTTTCGGCGCCACTCTAGTTCTTCAAATAGTTCATCGGGTGATTCAAATCCATCCGTTGCGGAAACACTTGCGGAGAGCATTTCATTTATCGAAAGGTCCGTTGCTGAATATCAATCGATCAATGCGATTCAGCATCATATCGAGAAGGACCTTTTGCGAATTCCGTACCTTGTGAGTGAACCTTACGTGCGTCTGCGCCTTCGCAGCGCAGGGCAATGGCTGCATCTCCTCAACGGTGGCCAAGCTAGGTCGCCGGGGAACATGGATGAAGGAACTCGCGTCGATGTACTTCTCTTGATTCATCGCTCAGGCGTTATGCAATTGACCGTGGCTTTGAGGATGCCGGACGATATCACGGTCGATCAGTATCGCGAAATGTCTTTCGGATCGTCTGAGGTCGTAGTCGCCTCGCGAGTCGCAGAACCGGTCCTCGCGGCTGCCTACGGAAGGCGTTATGAACCTTACCTAGAGGGAGATTGGGAGGAAGAGTCAGAGGAAGGCGTGCGATGGAGATTGGTTCAACATGGCACTCCGGTGTCGATCTCTGACCTTTTTGACCTATATCATCAAGCCATTACCAATGTAATCAAAAGTAAGACCACGGGAGATTGGTTCTGTTACCCCGCTGCTTTTATCGATAGGGTGGGTTGCTGTAATTCAGAGGAATCCTTCAGATCGCATCATGACCGGGAGCTAAAAAACGCAATTTCCCGATCAATTGACGTAGGTGAGGTTCGGCCTGAAGCTGTCCAAAGTATGATTCCAGAAGACTGTTCCCTCACCCGGGCCACTTCTCTTTACTGCAACATGTCCTCGTCTCTTGAGGTGCGCTGGCCGGGTCCTAATGGTGGGGAGTTTGCTCAACACCTTCAGAGACTAGTGATTTTCGAAAGCGCCCTCCTTCAGTACCGGCAAATACGTTTGCTGGACCGACGGGTGGGGGTTGCAGACGGCAGTATCCGTCAAGTACGCGAAATTCAGCGTGAAGCAATTTTCGGGCTCCGTGAATATCGGGACTCGGCGATTTCTCACGGCACCGCGATGGATCTAGCAGATAGACTGCTTAGAGATTGGCGGGCGGATAGGCTCTATGGTCATGTATTGGAAAGTGTTGACCAACTCCAGCAGCTTGTAGCGGCCGCTGAATCGGAGAAGTCCGCGAAGCGTGCCAACGTGCTAGCTGGAATCGCGCTTATCGTGGCTATTTTTCTGGGCCTGCCTGCGATTGATGACACGTTGAACATCGCAAATAGGGTCACGGCGACTGGATTCCTTGGCGTCCTGCTAAAGCCGTTCCAGGCTCTAGCGTCTCATGGCGAGAATGGAACGTGGGCTGGATACCTCATTTTTCTCGCCGCAGTTCTTTCTTGCCTATTTGTCCTTATTTTTGGGCGCTACAGGCTCAACTTTTGGAGACGGCGCAAGAATCCGGGGATCTCCTGGCCGCTCGGCACGGTGAGGATCGAGCGCCGTGACGACAATCAGGGAGCGGATCCTGATTCCTCTGAATGAGGGAATTTCTCTTGTTGCGAAGGGGAGTCATAAAGAGGGGCGGCGTGCGGTCCACGAATCCGTGATACTCAACCGTGCCGGTCGCTGTGCGACCCAACCGGAAACGCTGTTGGTTGGCACACTGATCACGAACTGCTCACGCCCTCGGTAGGCCGGGAGGTCGGAGCCCGGCCCACCGCGAGCAAGTGTGAGCTGGCAGCGAGTAGTTCCGGGTACGGCTCAGCCATTCGTGCGGCGGTCATGGCGGACGTGATCAGATCGGCTGTGGGGCCGTCGCCAGGCTGCTGTTCCACCGCTTTCACGAGTGACCATGCCGGGCCTTCGATGCCGAACACCTGCACGTCGCTGAGCCCTGATTCCCGAAGCTCCTCGGCAAGTTCCTCGCCGCGGTGGAAGTAGGCCAGGGTGAAGTGATCGCCGTCGTGCACCCCAGTTCGGAGGATTTTAGAGACTGCGTCGTGCATGCGCTCCGTGTGGAGGTGGGCGTAGGTGACGTGCTCGAAGAGCGAGGCGTAGCGATTGATCGCTGCTGCGGCTACCAACCCTCCCGGCTTCACGACGCGTCGGGCCTCTGAGAGTGCCCGCCGGCGGTCGTCGGCATCGGGCAAGTGGTAGAGCGGGCCGAGTAGCTGCACGACGTCGTAGCTGTCATCCGCCGCGTCCAGCTCGCGGGCGTCCCCGAGCGACGCTGGGCACACAGCGGATGCCTGCTCAACATGGCGGGGCACAGGGTCTACCAAGGACACGTCGTACCCGTCCTCCACCAGCCACTCCGCGTGCACTCCGGTACCGCCCCCCACGTCCAGGACGCGCGCGGGGGC
This is a stretch of genomic DNA from Streptomyces sp. NBC_00285. It encodes these proteins:
- a CDS encoding GAF domain-containing protein, giving the protein MDWLRRNWLKLFLFVISSALAAGVFMTSIWGGNADGRHETFLITIGSAMTVAIIVVASIETALNEREKEQARKEATRAASDLALAYQTVLNPLADSLGILASAYATASPALLPPASLTATQASESKAIIKTVLMAAAILTATPDSSSSLPRARSAYYRLTDRGDHKFTLDDWAGRAPKPRISIEEADGSHFLHDVLEKSFYFAGKATGLVSKIDQLSLRYRSVIAVPVKAGAREFGVLVVDAPKDTDLTDVHVQLMQSLAGLLGTALALALP
- a CDS encoding glycosyltransferase family 2 protein, which translates into the protein MRAPRIAVAVVTMGNRPDEVDALLRSVAKQDLAPARIVIVGNGCRLPEFAERLSLPGEVTTLDVDENLGCPGGRNVALARLRGFGDVDVVVELDDDGLLVDADVLRRVQELFAADDRLGIVGFRIADENGETQQRHVPRVGASDPLRGGYVTGFLGGGHGFRMAMLAEIGDWPAEFFFAHEETDLAWRAADRGWRILYAPELLLQHPKTSPARHAIYYRVNARNRVWLARRRLPLLLVPVHLGVWTALTLLRTRSVSGLRAWFGGFVEGVREPAGERRPMRWRTVWHLTRLGRPPVI
- a CDS encoding class I SAM-dependent methyltransferase, whose protein sequence is MSNRELAPSVLRFYGETVNEGSRLRRSADGRLELARTKELLRRFLPPAPARVLDVGGGTGVHAEWLVEDGYDVSLVDPVPRHVEQASAVCPASLGDARELDAADDSYDVVQLLGPLYHLPDADDRRRALSEARRVVKPGGLVAAAAINRYASLFEHVTYAHLHTERMHDAVSKILRTGVHDGDHFTLAYFHRGEELAEELRESGLSDVQVFGIEGPAWSLVKAVEQQPGDGPTADLITSAMTAARMAEPYPELLAASSHLLAVGRAPTSRPTEGVSSS
- a CDS encoding NAD(P)-dependent oxidoreductase gives rise to the protein MNLTVLAASGRTGIALTRQALRRGHTVTAIARDPERIALADSPNLRKVAGDVNDAAGIAAVVDGDSVVLSALGTERAGVLLTGARAVVAAGPQRVIWLGAYGTGESAEVAGEGARALAEVLGDRLADKVEADNTVLAAGGTVFHAGMLADGPESPRRRTVGLEAAPPFDLGAEVSRETVAAAMLDEAEAPGFPGAVALPLAE
- a CDS encoding DUF3052 domain-containing protein yields the protein MSGIGSAGSGGYSGSGYSGTPLAKKLGIKAGHRVRLDGAPDGWDIPGLPDDCDLAAGGPGGADVALSFHREYARLAAEATGLVTDLADDAALWIAWPRRAAGHVSDITENALRDVFLPLGVVDVKVAALGEDWSGLKFVRRRENRRGENRRG